GGTTCTAGGAACTGGGGGGTGGGTAGATCATCCAAATGGGAGCCGCAAACGGTGCAGGCAGGTAGGTTATGTTCGACGGCGTAGGGTTCATGCACCTGCTCTAACCAGGTGAAGAAGGCGCGGAAGTTTTGGGCAATCGCCTCTGGATCGCTGGACAGATCGCCGAGCTGAAAATGCGGAGCAGGATTTTCCACCGCAAAGGGGCAGGCGTGGACGGTGCCGTCGGTTTTTAACACCGGGTAGCAATGGGGGCAGGTGTGGCTAGCTTTGGGACGCGATTCTTGCCCAGTAAAGGGATCAATGCCGCGTCCTGAATCGACGATATCGGGATGACCAATGGCGATCGCTCCTGGATGCGCTATCTCATACGCTTCTAGTTTGTGGAGAGACGTCAAGGGCATTTGGGGCGCTCCATCACCGGTAGCGATGGAGTAGTTGAGGGAGGCGGTGGTTTTACCGAGAGGATCAGATGTGAGGATGGTTAGGAGGCGATCGGCCTGGATGCCGTTGGAATAGATGACGATCGCGCCGGTGAATCCATGGTCTCGCAGATAAGCGATCGCCCAGATGACGTTATCGGCATTCAGCGTTGGTTCGCCGCCGTAAAATTTCACTGCTCCTAAATCATGCAAGATCACGGTACGCAGGACGGCATCGAGGTGGTCGCTGGTGTAGTCGTGGTACCAGCCTTTGGGGGAGCCAAAGACGGTACAAAAGTCGCAGTCGCGGTTGCAGCGGTTGCCGGGATAGAGATGCAGCTCCATCAGGCGGTTATCCTGAATCACGCCGCGATCGCGGGAGGCTCGTTCTTGAAAGACCATGGTGTTCTCCATATAGGTTGTGTTCTCCATATAGGCAGACTTCATGACATGACGCTAGGGTGCCGGGTTTTGACTCCGCTCCACTCTCTTCCTATAGGCTCAACCCTCTTCCCATAAGAATTTGAGCATGATTTACGTTTTCCCACGTCGCAAGCTGTGGGATACCTCGGCTCAAACTGTGGGGATTACCCAGCCAGTTCTGTTTCCCAAAGATTTTCTAATCGGGTGGTATATTCGGCGTTCACCAAGGGCACGGTGTTCTCTGTTAGCTCTTGCAGCGGTAGGCCATAGTCGGCTGTCACTTGGGCAAATTGGGCCTGCAACGCTGGAGGCAGTTTCTCCACGGCCAGCAGCGGTGGATCGCCCCAAACCTCGGGCTTAAATTTCTCCAGTTGCCCCTCGGGGCTGGATAGGAGATTAGCCAACACCATACCCCCAGCGGGATTGCCTGCATTGATGGGAATTGCGGTGAAGGATGGGTCATTCAGGGAAGCTCCTGGCAAACTGAAGGCGGTGGTGCTGTCGGGAAACTGTCCGGTGGTTAACCCTTCGACCACCCGCGAAATAAAGATCGGCAGCATCCAAATTTCACCGTTGGCAAACAGTTCATTCAGCCGGGTTTGGGTGGGGGGATAGGTGTCGCCGCTGCGCCAGAGATAGGGTTTCAGTTCCTTGAGGTAGGCCACGACTTGCGGCGCGTTTTGCTCCCATAATGCTTCGTTGAAGTCTGCCCCTGCATATTGCTCATAGCCGCCGGTGACGCCGTAGAGGACGGTGAGTAAGAAGCGGCTGCCATCAAAGGCGGGCGGGGCGACGTAGGCAAAGCGGCCGGGGTTGGCCTTGGCCCAATCCAGCAGGTCGGCGAAGCTTTGCGGCGTGGCATCAACCCGGCTACTGTCTTTGGCCATGATGTAGTAGGAGCCGGTGTAGGGCGCTTCGTAGCCATCAATAGGAAGGCCAAAGTCATTGAGAACAGAGGGGTTCTCCACATCATAGTAGGCCATGGCGGGCAGGAGGTCTGTAAATGGGCCATAGAGCAGGTTGCCCTGCTTCATGGTGCGGAAGTTTTCCCCATTGATCCAAATTAGGTCAATGTCGCCGCCGCTGGTGAGCCCGGCCTGCACTTCACCCACCACTTTATTGACGGCTTCTACGGTGTCGTTGAGGGGGATGCGGTTGAGGGTGATGTCGTAGTCGGTTTTGAGGCGATCGCCCACCCATTGGTCGGCGTAGGCGTTGGTGACGTCACTGCCGCCCCACATGGCCCAGCGCACGGTGCTGCCTCGGGCTGCTGCCACGACGTCATCCCAGGATGCAGTGGTGAGATCGAGGCTGGGGGGAGCGGTTTGGCGATTGCAGTTGCTGGTGAGGGTGGCCAGGCCCGCGGCGGTGGCTAGGACAAGAAATTGACGACGATGCAGTAAACGGTAGGACATAGATGGCATGACTGAACTCATGACTGAACGGCAGGTGAAGGCATGACGACGGGCGGGCAGGGCTCGCTAGGCAGCCCCCAGAGGGCATCAGGCGGAATGTATAACCAGATGGTTTGTCCGAGGGCTATGTCTTGGGTGGGAGATCCCCAGACCTGCAGGGTGAGGTTGGGGGCGATCGCTACGGTGATGCGCCGCTGGGTGCCGGTAAATCGATTGGCGATCGCTTCCCCGGCTAAACAATTGCCCGGTACGTCGGGCAGATGAGCGGCATCGGTATAGAGCTTCAGCGCTTCGGGTCGCAGGGTCACCCGCAGGGGCCCTTGGTGGGCGAGGGAGCTGGTGAGGCGTTGACCACTGGGCAGGTGCCACTGGTGCTGCTCGGCCTGGACAGTGAAGAAGTTGACGCCGCCCATAAACCTGGCGGTGGCTTCATCACAGGGATAGCGGTAGAGGCGTTCGGGGGCATCCATCTGGCGTAGTTGCCCATCAAACATCAGGGCAATGCGCTGGGCCATGACTGTGGCTTCGGCTTGGTCGTGGGTGACGATCAGCATGGTGACTTGGGTCTGGGCCTGTAGGCTGAGGATCAAGTCCTGCATCTCTTCCCGTAGGTTGGCATCTAGGGCAGAAAGCGGTTCATCGAGCAGCAGCAGCTTGGGGCCAATCACCAGCGATCGCGCTAGGGCCACCCGCTGGGCCTGACCGCCAGACAGTTCCAATGGCTTACGATGTTCAAAGCCTTGGAGCTGTACTCGATGCAGCATGGCGATCGCTTCCTTGTCTCGATCCACCCGATTCATGCCGCGCATCTTCAGCCCAAAGGCGACATTTTCCCCCACGGTGAGATGGGGAAACAGCAGGCCCCGCTGCAGCACAAGGGCCATATCTCGCCGCTCTGGCGGCACGTGGTTCATGGGGCGACCCTCTAAATAGATGGCTCCGGCATCGGGATGCAGCAACCCGGCCACCAGTTGCAGGGTTGTAGACTTGCCGCAGCCCGATGGCCCCAGCAGGGCC
The sequence above is drawn from the Candidatus Obscuribacterales bacterium genome and encodes:
- a CDS encoding radical SAM protein; this encodes MKSAYMENTTYMENTMVFQERASRDRGVIQDNRLMELHLYPGNRCNRDCDFCTVFGSPKGWYHDYTSDHLDAVLRTVILHDLGAVKFYGGEPTLNADNVIWAIAYLRDHGFTGAIVIYSNGIQADRLLTILTSDPLGKTTASLNYSIATGDGAPQMPLTSLHKLEAYEIAHPGAIAIGHPDIVDSGRGIDPFTGQESRPKASHTCPHCYPVLKTDGTVHACPFAVENPAPHFQLGDLSSDPEAIAQNFRAFFTWLEQVHEPYAVEHNLPACTVCGSHLDDLPTPQFLEPATAPSQP
- a CDS encoding ABC transporter substrate-binding protein, with translation MPSMSYRLLHRRQFLVLATAAGLATLTSNCNRQTAPPSLDLTTASWDDVVAAARGSTVRWAMWGGSDVTNAYADQWVGDRLKTDYDITLNRIPLNDTVEAVNKVVGEVQAGLTSGGDIDLIWINGENFRTMKQGNLLYGPFTDLLPAMAYYDVENPSVLNDFGLPIDGYEAPYTGSYYIMAKDSSRVDATPQSFADLLDWAKANPGRFAYVAPPAFDGSRFLLTVLYGVTGGYEQYAGADFNEALWEQNAPQVVAYLKELKPYLWRSGDTYPPTQTRLNELFANGEIWMLPIFISRVVEGLTTGQFPDSTTAFSLPGASLNDPSFTAIPINAGNPAGGMVLANLLSSPEGQLEKFKPEVWGDPPLLAVEKLPPALQAQFAQVTADYGLPLQELTENTVPLVNAEYTTRLENLWETELAG
- a CDS encoding ABC transporter ATP-binding protein, producing the protein MAYLVVEHLTKQFQGHVAVHDLWLTMAQGEVLALLGPSGCGKSTTLQLVAGLLHPDAGAIYLEGRPMNHVPPERRDMALVLQRGLLFPHLTVGENVAFGLKMRGMNRVDRDKEAIAMLHRVQLQGFEHRKPLELSGGQAQRVALARSLVIGPKLLLLDEPLSALDANLREEMQDLILSLQAQTQVTMLIVTHDQAEATVMAQRIALMFDGQLRQMDAPERLYRYPCDEATARFMGGVNFFTVQAEQHQWHLPSGQRLTSSLAHQGPLRVTLRPEALKLYTDAAHLPDVPGNCLAGEAIANRFTGTQRRITVAIAPNLTLQVWGSPTQDIALGQTIWLYIPPDALWGLPSEPCPPVVMPSPAVQS